A region from the Coffea eugenioides isolate CCC68of chromosome 9, Ceug_1.0, whole genome shotgun sequence genome encodes:
- the LOC113782342 gene encoding uncharacterized protein LOC113782342 — MTVMGAWNVRATFVYASNSIDERECLWHDLVQLNVDNNYPWIGFGDFNTVLKMDEKIGELMDGIHQICWKLDRVLVNYGWNMKLGGTEALFLNPSIFDNSSMVITLCKGVSRTSRPFHFFNHWVKHPTFMGTVQYEWATPVIGNPMYILTQKLKRLKNRLKTRSSEVYSNVSARIEDLRNQLAMVQQSLDLLPMDRELQVKESSISQELFKALTIDESALRQRSRGLWLQLGDSNNGYFYRSFQSRRAHNKIFRIKDMLGRMLEDEHDIKQEAISYFQQRFTPPGQPSSTPLEVNPSNVLNDEHVAWLSNDISSNEIKNALFSMNGDKSPGPDGLTACFFQHS; from the exons ATGACTGTTATGGGAGCATGGAATGTCAGAG CTACTTTTGTTTATGCTAGTAACTCTATTGATGAAAGAGAATGCCTGTGGCATGACCTAGTACAATTAAATGTGGACAACAACTACCCATGGATTGGTTTTGGTGACTTCAATACGGtactaaaaatggatgagaagATTGGGGAACTTATG GATGGCATCCACCAAATTTGCTGGAAGCTGGATCGGGTGTTAGTTAATTATGGATGGAATATGAAACTAGGGGGCACAGAGGCTTTGTTTCTCAATCCAAGTATCTTTGACAACTCTTCTATGGTCATTACTCTTTGCAAGGGTGTCTCTCGCACCTCGAGACCTTTTCACTTCTTTAACCATTGGGTGAAACATCCTACCTTTATGGGCACAGTACAATATGAATGGGCTACTCCAGTGATTGGTAATCCTATGTATATCCTAACTCAAAAGCTTAAACGTTTAAAAAATCGTCTCAAAACTAGGAGCAGTGAAGTCTATAGTAATGTATCTGCAAGGATAGAGGATCTCAGGAATCAACTTGCTATGGTTCAACAATCACTTGATTTGCTACCTATGGATAGAGAGTTACAAGTCAAGGAATCAAGCATATCTCAGGAGTTATTTAAGGCACTTACTATAGACGAATCAGCTCTTAGACAAAGATCAAGAGGCCTGTGGCTACAGCTTGGAGATTCGAACAATGGTTACTTCTATAGGTCTTTTCAATCTCGTAGAGCTCACAACAAAATTTTCAGGATCAAGGACATGTTGGGGAGGATGTTAGAAGACGAGCATGACATCAAGCAAGAAGCTATCAGTTATTTCCAACAACGTTTTACTCCTCCAGGCCAACCTTCCTCCACTCCCCTTGAGGTCAACCCATCTAACGTACTCAATGATGAGCATGTTGCTTGGCTTTCTAATGATATCTCCTCAAATGAAATCAAGAATGCTCTCTTTAGTATGAATGGTGACAAATCCCCAGGACCTGATGGTTTAACTGCTTGTTTCTTCCAACATTCATGA